The Capra hircus breed San Clemente chromosome 25, ASM170441v1, whole genome shotgun sequence genome has a window encoding:
- the SRRM2 gene encoding serine/arginine repetitive matrix protein 2 isoform X1: protein MYNGIGLPTPRGSGTNGYVQRNLSLVRGRRGERPDYKGEEELRRLEAALVKRPNPDILDHERKRRVELRCLELEEMMEEQGYEEQQIQEKVATFRLMLLEKDVNPGGKEENPGQRPAVTETHQLAELNEKKNERLRAAFGISDSYVDGSSFDPQRRAREAKQPAPEPPKPYSLVRESSSSRSPTPKQKKKKKKKDRGRRSESSSPRRERKKSSKKKKHRSESESKKRKHRSPTPKSKRKSKDKKRKRSRSTTPAPKSRRAHRSTSADSASSSDTSRSRSRSAAAKTHTTALTGRSPSPALGHRGEGDVPPREPGTTSIGQPSPEPSTKQPSSPSEDKDKKEKSAVRSSPSPERSNTGPEPPATTLLLAEQHGGSPQPLATTPLSQEPVNPPSEASPAQGHSPPKSPEKPPQSSSESCPPSPQPTKVSRHASSSPESPKPAPAPGSRRESSSPASKSRSHGRAKRAKSHSHTPSRRVGRSRSPTTNKRGRSRSRTPTKRGHSRSRSPQWRRSRSAQRWGRSRSPQRRGRSRSPQRPGWSRSRNAQRRGRSRSARRGRSHSRSPATRGRSRSRTPARRGRSRSRTPARRRSRSRTPARRRSRSRTPARRGRSRSRTPARRRSRTRSPVRRRSRSRSPARRSGRSRSRTPARRGRSRSRTPARRSGRSRSRTPTRRSGRSRSRTPNRRGRSQSRTPARRGRSRSRSLVRRGRSHSRTPQRRGRSGSSSERKNKSRTSQRRSRSNSSPEMKKSRLSSRRSRSLSSPRSKAKSRLSVRRSLSESSPCPKQKSQTPPRRSRSGSSQRKAKSRTPLRRSRSGSSPPGNQKSKTPSRQSHSSSSPQPKGKSGTPPRQGSVTSPQVNEESATPQRRSRSESSPDPEVKSRTPSRHSCSGSSPSRVKSGTPPRRSRSGSSSPQPKVKAVTSPVQSHSGFSSPSPSRMTSKTPPRQSRSVSPCSKTESRLLERHSHSRSSSPDTKVKPGTPPRQSHSGSTSPCPKAKPQTPPGHNLGSKSPCSQEKSKDSLAQSCSESFSLCPGGKSSTPPSFMQQKGQSPTSPDSRSGTSSPEMRPGHSESPYLQSKSQTPPKGSCSRPSSPVAELAPRSPTRGELSASPRLKSEISPEQSRSQSDSFSYPAIDSKSLLGQSRLEPSESKEKTGLFLQEDVSASSPRPRDKLSPPPVQNRPESSPVLRDTPRTPSREKGDVRSSPDTKDQSSALVKPSQDEELMEVVEKSEESSNQVLPNLSPELKEIAGSNVESSPEIERPAVPLTLDQSQLQASSEEVPAMASAWSGPHFSPEHKELSNSPPRENSFGSPLEFRNSGGPVAEMNTGFSPEGKDLNGPFPNQLETDPSLDVKEQSTRSSRHSSSELSPDVVEKAGMSSNQSVSSPVLEAIPRTPSRERSSSASSPELKDGLPRTPSRRSRSGSSPGLRDGSGTPSRHSLSGSSPGMKDIPRTPSRGRSECDSSPEPKALPQTPRPRSRSPSSPELNNKCLTPQRERSGSESSVEQKTVARTPLGQRRRSGSSQELDGKPSASPQERSESDSSPDSKANTRMPLRQRSHSGSSPEVDSKSRPSPRRSRSGSSPEVKEKPRAAPRAQSGSDSSPEPKAPAPRVLPRRSRSGSSSKGRGPSPEGSSSSESSPEHPPKSRTARRSSRSSPEPKTKSRTPPRRRSSRSSPELTRKARLSRRSRSASSSPETRSRTPPRRRRSPSVSSPEPAEKSRSSRRRRSASSPRTKTASRRGRSPSPKPRGLQRSRSRSRREKTRATRRRDRSGSSQSTSRRRQRSRSRSRVTRRRRGGSGYHSRSPARQESSRTSSRRRRGRSRTPPTSRKRSRSRTSPAPWKRSRSRASPATHRRSRSRTPLVSRRRSRSRTSPVSRRRSRSRTSVTRRRSRSRASPVSRRRSRSRTPPVTRRRSRSRTPTRRRSRSRTPPVTRRRSRSRTPPVTRRRSRSRTSPITRRRSRSRTSPVTRRRSRSRTSPVTRRRSRSRTSPVTRRRSRSRTPPAIRRRSRSRTPLLPRKRSRSRSPLAIRRRSRSRTPRTTRGKRSLTRSPPAIRRRSASGSSSDRSRSATPPATRNHSGSRTPPVALNSSRMGCFSRPSMSPTPLDRCRSPGVLEPLGSSRTPMSVLQQAGGSMMDGPGPRIPDHPRASVPENHAQSRIALALTAISLGTARPPPSMSAAGLAARMSQVPAPVPLMSLRTAPAASLASRIPAASAAAMNLASARTPALPSAVNLADSRTPAAAAAMNLASPRTAVAPSAVNLADPRTPTAPAVNLAGARTPAALAALSLTGSGTAPTAANYPSSSRAPQAPAPANLVGPRSAHATAPVNIASSRTPPALAPANLTSARMAPALSGANLTSPRVPLSAYERVSGRTSPPLLDRARSRTPPSAPSQSRVTSERAPSPASRMVQAPSQSALPPAQDRPRSPVPSAFSDQSRSLLAQTTPVAGSQSLSSGTVAKTTSSAGDHNGMLSGPVPGVSHSEGGEPPACAGAQQPSTLAALQPAKERRSSSSSSSSSSSSSSSSSSSSSSSSSGSSSSDSEGSSLPAQPEVALKRVPSPAPAPKEAVREGRPQEPAPAKRKRRSSSSSSSSSSSSSSSSSSSSSSSSSSSSSSSSSSSSSTSSSPSPAKPGPQALPKPASPKKPPPGERRSRSPRKPIDSLRDSRSLSYSPAERRRPSPQPSPRDQQSSSERGSRRSQRGDSRSPGHKRRKETPSPHPVRHRSSRSP from the exons ACCACGAGCGCAAGCGGCGCGTGGAGCTGCGATGCCTCGAGCTGGAGGAGATGATGGAGGAGCAGGG GTACGAGGAACAGCAAATTCAGGAAAAAGTGGCGACCTTTCGACTCATGTTGCTGGAGAAGGATGTGAACCctggggggaaggaggagaaccCAGGGCAGAGGCCAGC GGTAACTGAGACTCACCAGTTGGCAGAATTGAATGAGAAGAAGAATGAGCGACTCCGAGCTGCCTTTGGCATCAGTGATTCCTATGTGGATGGCAGCTCTTTTGATCCCCAGCGTCGTGCTCGGGAAGCTAAACAACCAGCTCCTGAGCCTCCCAAACCTTACAG cCTTGTCCGGGAGTCTAGCAGTTCTCGTTCACCAACAccaaagcaaaagaagaagaaaaagaagaaagatagaGGACG CAGGTCAGAGAGCAGCTCTCCTCGACGAGAGAGGAAGAAGAGTTCTAAGAAGAAGAAGCACAG GTCAGAATCTGAATCCAAGAAAAGGAAGCACAG GTCTCCTACTCCGAAGAGCAAACGTAAATCTAAGGACAAGAAGCGGAAGCG ATCTCGAAGTACAACTCCAGCCCCCAAGAGCCGACGGGCCCACCGTTCAACTTCTGCTGATTCTGCTTCTTCTTCAGATACTTCCCGCAGTCG GTCTCGAAGTGCTGCAGCTAAAACCCATACAACTGCCTTGACTGGACGAAGTCCTTCACCTGCTTTGGGGCATCGAGGGGAGGGAGACGTACCTCCCAGGGAACCAGGTACTACCAGCATAGGGCAGCCTAGTCCGGAGCCTTCTACAAAGCAGCCTAGCAGTCCCAGTGAAGACAAAGACAAGAAGGAG AAATCTGCAGTTCGATCTAGTCCCTCTCCGGAAAGGAGCAACACAGGGCCAGAACCACCGGCTACCACTCTGCTCCTTGCTGAGCAACATGGCGGCTCCCCGCAACCCCTTGCAACAACCCCCTTAAGTCAGGAGCCAGTGAACCCCCCTTCTGAGGCTTCTCCAGCCCAGGGTCATTCACCACctaagtctcctgagaaacctcccCAATCTTCTTCAGAGAGCTGCCCACCATCCCCTCAACCTACCAAAGTTTCTCGGCATGCCAGCTCTTCCCCTGAAAGCCCTAAACCGGCACCAGCTCCTGGGTCCCGCCGAGAGAGTTCCTCTCCTGCATCCAAGAGTCGCTCTCATGGCCGAGCAAAACGGGCTAAGTCACATTCTCATACTCCTTCCCGTAGGGTGGGGAGGTCCCGTAGTCCTACCACCAATAAGAGGGGGCGGTCTCGGTCTCGAACCCCTACCAAGAGAGGTCATTCTCGGTCCCGGTCACCTCAGTGGCGTAGGTCACGTTCTGCACAGAGGTGGGGACGATCTAGAAGCCCCCAGCGACGTGGCCGCTCTAGGTCTCCTCAGCGACCAGGCTGGTCCAGGAGCAGAAATGCACAGAGAAGAGGCAGGTCTAGATCAGCAAGACGAGGCAGGTCACACTCTAGATCCCCTGCAACTAGGGGTAGATCTCGTTCCAGAACACCTGCCCGGAGAGGCAGGTCTCGGTCTAGAACACCTGCCAGGCGGAGGTCACGATCTAGAACACCTGCCAGGCGGAGGTCACGATCTAGAACACCTGCCCGGAGAGGCAGGTCTCGGTCTAGAACACCTGCAAGGCGCAGATCTAGGACCCGATCACCTGTACGACGGAGGTCTCGTAGTAGATCACCAGCCAGGAGAAGTGGCAGGTCACGTTCCAGAACCCCAGCCAGGCGTGGGCGCTCACGCTCTAGAACACCAGCAAGACGAAGTGGGCGGTCACGCTCTAGAACACCAACTAGACGAAGTGGCCGGTCACGCTCTAGAACCCCAAACAGGAGAGGGAGATCTCAGTCTAGGACACCAGCAAGACGGGGAAGATCCCGTAGTAGAAGCCTAGTTAGACGGGGAAGATCTCACTCTAGAACACCACAAAGAAGGGGCAGGTCTGGCTCATCATCAGAGCGGAAGAACAAATCCCGCACATCACAGAGAAGGAGCAGGTCCAACTCAAGTCCAGAAATGAAGAAATCGCGGCTTTCTTCTAGGCGGAGCAGGTCTCTCTCTTCACCAAGGTCCAAAGCAAAATCCCGTTTGTCTGTGAGGCGAAGCCTTTCAGAGTCCTCTCCATGTCCAAAACAAAAGTCTCAGACACCACCAAGGCGCAGTCGTTCTGGATCATCCCAACGCAAAGCTAAATCTAGAACGCCACTGAGACGAAGTCGCTCTGGTTCTTCTCCGCctggtaatcagaaatctaaAACACCATCAAGGCAAAGTCATTCCAGTTCATCTCCTCAACCTAAAGGGAAGTCTGGAACACCACCAAGGCAAGGGTCCGTAACAAGTCCCCAGGTAAATGAAGAGTCTGCAACGCCACAGAGACGGAGCCGTTCTGAATCATCACCTGACCCTGAGGTGAAGTCTAGGACCCCTTCAAGACacagctgctctgggtcttctccTTCTAGGGTGAAATCTGGCACACCTCCAAGACGGAGCCGATCTGGGTCGTCATCTCCACAACCCAAAGTGAAGGCAGTAACGTCACCAGTCCAAAGCCATTCTGGCTTCTCTTCTCCAAGTCCTAGTAGGATGACATCTAAAACACCTCCAAGGCAAAGCAGATCAGTGTCTCCATGCTCTAAGACAGAATCTAGATTGTTGGAAAGACACAGTCATTCTAGATCTTCCTCTCCAGATACCAAAGTGAAACCTGGGACACCACCAAGACAGAGTCACTCAGGGTCTACTTCGCCGTGCCCCAAAGCAAAGCCCCAGACTCCACCAGGGCATAATCTTGGATCAAAGTCCCCATGTTCCCAAGAGAAGTCTAAAGATTCATTAGCACAAAGTTGCTCTGAATCCTTCTCCCTCTGTCCAGGAGGCAAGTCTAGCACGCCGCCCTCATTTATGCAACAGAAAGGACAATCTCCAACTTCACCAGACTCCAGATCTGGTACTTCAAGCCCAGAAATGAGACCAGGTCATTCTGAATCTCCATATCTGCAGAGCAAATCTCAAACACCTCCTAAGGGCAGCTGCTCTAGGCCCTCATCTCCAGTCGCTGAGCTGGCACCCAGATCTCCAACAAGAGGTGAATTGTCAGCAAGTCCTAGGCTGAAGTCTGAAATATCTCCAGAACAGAGCAGGTCCCAGTCCGACTCTTTCTCATATCCTGCCATAGACTCTAAATCTCTTCTGGGACAGAGCAGATTAGAGCCTTctgaatcaaaagaaaaaactggCTTATTCCTGCAAGAGGATGTTAGTGCATCATCTCCAAGACCAAGAGACAAATTGAGTCCTCCTCCAGTGCAGAATAGGCCTGAGTCCTCACCAGTACTCAGAGATACCCCTAGAACTCCATCAAGGGAAAAAGGTGATGTTAGGTCATCTCCAGATACAAAAGACCAAAGTTCTGCATTAGTTAAGCCAAGCCAAGATGAAGAATTAATGGAGGTAGTAGAGAAATCTGAAGAATCATCAAACCAAGTCCTGCCGAATTTGTCTCCAGAACTTAAAGAAATTGCTGGAAGTAATGTTGAATCATCTCCAGAAATAGAAAGGCCTGCTGTACCTTTGACTCTTGACCAAAGCCAGTTGCAGGCTTCTTCGGAAGAAGTCCCTGCAATGGCCTCAGCTTGGAGCGGGCCACACTTTTCTCCAGAACATAAAGAACTGTCAAACTCTCCCCCCAGGGAGAACAGCTTTGGATCACCTTTAGAATTTAGAAACTCAGGAGGCCCTGTTGCAGAAATGAATACTGGATTTTCTCCTGAGGGTAAAGATTTGAATGGACCTTTTCCTAATCAGCTAGAGACAGATCCATCTCTAGATGTGAAAGAACAATCAACAAGGTCCTCCAGACACAGCAGCTCTGAGTTATCCCCAGATGTGGTGGAAAAAGCAGGAATGTCTTCAAACCAGAGTGTGTCTTCACCAGTACTTGAAGCTATACCCAGAACCCCTTCAAGGGAAAGAAGTAGTTCTGCGTCTTCTCCTGAACTGAAAGATGGCTTACCCAGAACTCCCTCAAGGAGAAGCAGGTCTGGGTCTTCCCCAGGACTTAGAGATGGATCTGGGACTCCCTCCAGGCACAGCCTATCTGGGTCATCTCCCGGAATGAAAGATATACCTAGAACACCATCCAGGGGGAGAAGTGAATGTGATTCTTCTCCAGAACCAAAAGCTTTGCCTCAGACCCCTAGGCCAAGGAGTCGTTCTCCATCTTCCCCGGAGCTCAACAATAAGTGTCTTACCccccagagagagagaagtgggTCAGAGTCATCAGTTGAACAGAAGACTGTGGCTAGGACACCTCTTGGGCAGAGACGTCGGTCTGGATCTTCTCAGGAACTCGATGGGAAACCCAGTGCATCCCCTCAGGAGAGAAGTGAGTCAGACTCTTCTCCAGATTCTAAAGCTAATACACGAATGCCACTCAGGCAGAGGAGTCACTCTGGATCTTCTCCGGAGGTGGACAGCAAATCCCGGCCTTCTCCTCGGCGTAGTAGGTCTGGCTCATCCCCTGAGGTTAAAGAGAAGCCAAGAGCAGCACCCAGGGCACAGAGTGGTTCTGATTCCTCTCCTGAACCCAAGGCTCCTGCCCCTCGAGTCCTTCCAAGACGAAGCAGATCAGGTTCATCAAGCAAAGGCAGAGGCCCTTCTCCTGAAGGAAGCAGCAGTTCCGAGTCCTCTCCAGAACATCCTCCCAAATCCAGAACTGCTAGAAGAAGCTCTCGGTCATCACCAGAGCCCAAGACTAAGTCTCGTACTCCGCCGCGCCGTCGCAGCTCCCGGTCATCTCCTGAGCTGACTAGGAAGGCCCGGCTCTCCCGTAGGAGCCGTTCTGCGTCATCTTCACCAGAGACCCGCTCTAGAACTCCCCCAAGACGCCGAAGAAGTCCCTCAGTATCTTCCCCAGAGCCAGCTGAAAAGTCGAGATCCTCCCGCCGGCGGCGTTCAGCATCCTCTCCACGCACTAAGACAGCTTCAAGGAGAGGCCGTTCTCCTTCACCAAAGCCTCGTGGGCTCCAGAGGTCCCGTTCCCGCTCGAGGAGGGAGAAAACCAGGGCCACCCGACGTCGGGATAGGTCTGGATCATCTCAGTCAACCTCTCGGAGAAGACAGCGGAGCCGGTCGAGGTCTCGGGTTACTCGCCGTCGGAGGGGAGGCTCTGGTTACCATTCAAGATCTCCTGCTcggcaggagagttccagaaccTCCTCTCGACGTCGCAGAGGTCGCTCTCGGACGCCCCCAACCAGTCGGAAGCGTTCCCGCTCACGCACATCACCAGCACCGTGGAAACGCTCCAGGTCTCGGGCTTCTCCAGCTACCCACCGGCGATCCAGGTCCAGAACACCCCTGGTTAGCCGACGGAGGTCCAGGTCTCGAACCTCACCAGTCAGTCGGAGACGATCCAGGTCTCGGACATCAGTGACTAGACGAAGATCCCGATCAAGAGCTTCGCCTGTGAGTCGAAGGCGATCTAGGTCCAGAACACCACCAGTAACCCGCCGACGTTCAAGGTCCAGGACACCGACCCGCCGGCGTTCTCGTTCTAGAACGCCACCAGTGACTCGAAGAAGGTCCAGATCTAGGACTCCACCAGTAACCAGAAGGCGATCTCGAAGCCGAACCTCCCCTATCACTCGCAGGAGATCGAGATCCAGAACATCCCCAGTCACCCGAAGGAGATCACGATCTCGCACTTCTCCAGTAACTCGAAGGAGGTCTCGCTCTCGAACCTCTCCAGTGACACGCCGCCGATCTAGGTCCCGAACTCCTCCAGCTATTCGGCGCCGCTCCAGGTCTCGAACCCCATTGCTGCCACGCAAGCGCTCTCGAAGTCGCTCGCCACTTGCTATTCGCCGCCGTTCCCGATCCCGTACTCCACGAACAACTCGGGGCAAACGGTCCTTAACAAGATCTCCTCCGGCCATCCGCAGACGTTCTGCCTCTGGAAGCAGTTCCGATCGATCACGTTCTGCTACTCCTCCAGCAACAAGAAACCATTCTGGTTCTCGGACACCTCCTGTAGCTCTCAATAGCTCCAGAATGGGCTGCTTCAGCCGTCCTAGCATGTCACCAACTCCTCTTGACCGCTGTAGGTCACCTGGAGTACTTGAGCCCCTCGGCAGCTCCAGAACACCCATGTCTGTCCTGCAGCAAGCTGGCGGTTCCATGATGGATGGTCCAGGTCCCCGAATTCCTGATCACCCAAGAGCATCTGTACCTGAAAACCATGCTCAGTCAAGAATTGCACTTGCTCTGACGGCCATCAGCCTTGGCACCGCTcggcctcctccgtccatgtctGCAGCTGGCCTTGCTGCGAGAATGTCCCAGGTTCCAGCTCCAGTGCCTCTCATGAGTCTCCGAACGGCCCCTGCGGCCAGTCTTGCCAGCAGGATCCCTGCAGCCTCTGCAGCAGCCATGAACCTGGCCAGTGCCAGGACACCTGCCCTCCCCTCAGCAGTCAACCTGGCTGACTCCAGAAcaccagctgcagcagcagccatgAACTTGGCCAGCCCCAGAACAGCGGTGGCACCTTCGGCTGTGAACCTCGCTGACCCTCGTACTCCCACAGCCCCAGCTGTGAACCTAGCAGGAGCCAGAACCCCCGCTGCTTTGGCAGCTCTGAGTCTCACGGGTTCTGGCACAGCTCCGACTGCTGCAAACTATCCGTCCAGCTCCAGAGCACCCCAGGctccagcccctgcaaacctggtGGGTCCTAGGTCTGCACATGCCACAGCACCTGTGAATATCGCCAGCTCAAGAACCCCTCCAGCCTTGGCCCCTGCAAACCTCACTAGTGCTAGAATGGCTCCAGCCTTGTCTGGTGCAAACCTCACCAGCCCCAGGGTGCCCCTCTCTGCTTATGAGCGTGTTAGTGGGAGAACCTCACCACCACTCCTTGACCGAGCCAGGTCCAGAACCCCGCCATCTGCCCCAAGCCAGTCTAGAGTGACCTCTGAGCGGGCTCCCTCTCCTGCTTCTAGAATGGTCCAGGCTCCCTCACAGTCTGCTCTTCCTCCAGCTCAGGATCGGCCTAGGTCCCCTGTGCCATCTGCTTTTTCTGACCAATCTCGATCTTTGCTTGCCCAGACCACCCCTGTAGCAGGGTCTCAGTCCCTTTCCTCCGGGACGGTGGCAAAGACCACATCCTCTGCTGGTGACCACAATGGCATGCTCTCTGGCCCTGTCCCCGGGGTGTCCCACTCAGAGGGCGGGGAACCACCCGCCTGTGCGGGGGCCCAGCAGCCTTCCACACTGGCTGCCCTGCAGCCAGCCAAGGAGCGGCGGAGTTCCTCGTCCTCCTCGTCCTCCAGCTCCTCGTCCTCCTCGTCGTCGTCCtcgtcgtcctcctcctcctcctctggctccAGCTCTAGTGACTCGGAGGGCTCTAGCCTTCCTGCGCAACCTGAGGTAGCACTAAAGAG ggtccccagccctgccccagcccccaagGAGGCTGTTCGAGAGGGCCGTCCTCAGGAGCCAGCCCCAGCCAAGCGGAAGAGGCGTTCTAGCAGCTCCAgttccagctcctcctcctcctcttcatcatcctcctcctcctcctcttcctcctcctcctcttcctcctcctcctcctcctcctcctcttcctcctctacttcttcctccccctcccctgctaaGCCTGGCCCTCAGGCCTTGCCCAAACCTGCAAGCCCCAAGAAGCCACCCCCTGGTGAGCGGAG GTCCCGCAGCCCCCGGAAGCCAATAGACTCCCTCCGGGATTCCCGGTCCCTCAGCTACTCGCCCGCTGAGCGCCGCcgcccctcaccccagccctcGCCGCGGGACCAGCAGAG CAGCAGCGAGCGGGGTTCCCGGAGAAGCCAGCGTGGGGACAGCCGCTCCCCGGGTCACAAGCGCAGGAAGGAGACGCCCAGCCCCCACCCCGTGCGGCACCGCTCCTCAAG GTCTCCGTGA